A single Natrinema pellirubrum DSM 15624 DNA region contains:
- a CDS encoding DsrE family protein has translation MTNAAIVILAGTESHSDLGRLVNGLEAAREFAENLEDDLELIFDGAGTQWIPELEDEDHDYHDLYRSVSDEAAACDYCAGAFGVEDAVNDAGVVTVDDNEGHPSIRSLVDDDYEIITF, from the coding sequence ATGACGAACGCAGCAATCGTAATTCTGGCAGGGACCGAATCCCACAGCGACCTCGGGCGGCTCGTCAACGGCCTCGAGGCGGCCCGGGAGTTCGCCGAGAACCTCGAGGACGATCTGGAACTCATCTTCGACGGGGCCGGCACGCAGTGGATTCCTGAACTGGAAGACGAGGACCACGACTACCACGACCTCTACCGATCGGTCAGCGACGAGGCGGCGGCCTGTGACTACTGTGCGGGCGCGTTCGGCGTCGAAGACGCCGTCAACGACGCCGGCGTCGTCACGGTAGACGACAACGAGGGACACCCAAGCATCCGCTCGCTGGTCGACGACGACTACGAGATTATCACCTTCTAA